A window of the Gossypium hirsutum isolate 1008001.06 chromosome A05, Gossypium_hirsutum_v2.1, whole genome shotgun sequence genome harbors these coding sequences:
- the LOC107897122 gene encoding glycolipid transfer protein 3, whose translation MKRKREMEGKSEIRSAIEELSMLVKAQPATAGDINLDAAPIPTKPFLHVCTMILQVLDKIGPTMAVLRQDIHQNIQRLENLCESDPTKYLNLIEILKKEESEGNARKGSSCSKALLWLTRSMDFMVALLQKLVKDPGQNMEQAVEESYNITLKPRHGWISLAAFKVALKLVPDNKTFISLLMAKDQNCDNLKEEMLTLITLLVPFLEQIHSVMRHYQLDRLKSS comes from the exons atgaagagaaaaaggGAAATGGAGGGAAAATCGGAGATAAGGTCCGCCATTGAAGAACTGTCCATGTTAGTCAAAGCTCAGCCTGCAACTGCAGGCGATATTAATCTTGATGCTGCTCCTATCCCAACCAAGCCTTTTCTTCATGTCTGTACTATGATTCTTCAAGTTCTTG acaaGATAGGCCCAACTATGGCTGTCCTTAGACAAGACATTCACCAAAATATCCAG AGATTGGAGAATCTTTGCGAATCTGATCCCACAAAGTATTTAAATTTGATTGAGATATTGAAAAAGGAAGAGAGTGAAGGCAATGCAAGAAAGGGTAGCAGTTGCAGTAAAGCCCTTCTCTGGCTTACCAG GTCAATGGATTTTATGGTAGCTTTGTTACAAAAACTGGTGAAGGATCCTGGGCAGAACATGGAACAAGCAGTTGAAGAATCCTATAATATTACTTTGAAGCCTAGGCATGGATGGATTTCGTTGGCTGCTTTTAAG GTGGCACTAAAACTGGTACCAGATAACAAAACATTCATTAGTCTCCTCATGGCAAAAGATCAAAATTGCGACAACCTTAAAGAGGAAATGCTGACATTGATAACGTTACTTGTGCCTTTTCTAGAACAGATCCACTCCGTCATG AGGCATTACCAGTTGGATAGGTTGAAATCTAGCTGA